In Apteryx mantelli isolate bAptMan1 chromosome 33, bAptMan1.hap1, whole genome shotgun sequence, the DNA window TTTTCAGTAGATAGCGCTGCTCGTTCCGTTGTGTCCCATTGCAAAGGGACACAACAGCGCCAGATCCAGCTGGTTTATCACAATGCCTGACAGATGTGCATGCTCCGGCAGTGCCATCGCACAGCTACAGAAGCGTTGCAAGGATCTGACTTTGCTTTCAGACCTTGTGCAACtccaaaacacagaaagaagcaTTCAGAGGATATTGATTTACAGgcatgagaaaaaaggaaaaattgggaAGCTTAGGAAGCTGTGAGGAGACACTCCTGGTGGTACCCTGTCCTGAACTCTGACATCCCCTTCTCCGCTCATGCAAAGAGGTGGAAATAATAAACAGAGGGGTAAAAAAAGTCACAGGGTTCGCTATCATCTCGCTTTTCTCCAAGCCCCACGACTCCTCTTCAGAGGGACGTGTGTGGCCGTATCTCCCAGGCAGAGGCCCCCACGTTGGGAGCAGCATCGCCCAACTGCAAGCCGGGTGGCGAGGGAGCGGGAAGGCAGCGTATTTTAGAAAGCAGCACACCGAAATCCCCTCTCGCACACCAGTCAATTAGCAGCAGGGAGGCATTGCCAGAACCCGGCTTCGCTGCCAAGGAGATTAGCAGAGTTGAAAAAGGGATTGAGGATTAATTTGAAGAACAAGGCTATTTAGACTGATAATAGCTGAGGTTTAATAAACCAACAAAACAAGTAGGAGTTTTAGGTGCAACTTCAAAAACACCTAGCCCTGTTGTTTTACAGCTTAAACCAactaagagggggaaaaagagactTTGATTTTTCCCCTGTGGGCTCTTCATCTTGCAGCTGCCTGCATGAGTTATCCCTCAAAGGATGGGGAATATTGGATAGAGGAGAGCAAGCAAGATCAGACCTGGATCTCAGCCAGGCGGGCAATCGCCGCGGTCCCAGAAGGTGCTGGTGTCACTGGGCAAAGCGCTCGTGGGATCGTGCCAGGACAGgccaagaaagagaaaagacagcGAGAGGGgaccacagatgagcagggactgcGATTGGCAGTGCTCTGGCACAGCGGCACTGCCAGAGCCTTCAAATCTGGATTAAAAACTGTCAAGGAATAATAaagtgccagaaagcagagtctgaggagagggggatgcaCCTAGGCATCAAACCTGACAAATTCTTGCAGTCAAGAAAGAGTGGGAagagaggatttttctttttaatgccaaaacatttcttttttgacattttcaaaatgcaataCATAAACTTTACTGAAAggcatttgtattaaaaaaaaaaaaaaaaaaaccctgagaggaaaagaagggtggaggaaaaaagtgaaatatcCAGAGAAATACCACGAAAACATTTCCTGGCACGTCAATAAAATGTTACCCATTGACCCACTTTCCCTTTTCCCTAGGAAAAATTTCCTCTTCCTCACTTTGGTGCCAAAAATCTCCCCTATTTCCTATATCCCTTTGGGTTCCTCCTGAActgtgtcgtccccccccccgacATTTCTGGCTCAGTCACCAAACTCGCCCATCCCTGAGGTATgactttccttctcttccagctgcACAATGAGACCACgacagggcaggctgtgaccGTCGAGCTCTTCCTCACCTTCCAGCTGGTCCTGTGCGTCTTCGCATCCACTGACAGCCGACGGGAGGACAACCTGGGATCTCCTGCCCTGTCCATCGGCCTCTCTGTTGCCGTGGGACATCTCCTGGGGGTGCGTAGAGCGGGTTAAAAACCAGAACGGAGCTATAGTGTGAACTCGGCTTTTATTAGACATGAGAAAACTCACTTGCAGGGCTCTGCTCCTCCTGGAGTCCCTTTGGGAGCTCCCAAGCCACGAACCCAGGGATCAGCTCACTCTTCTATCCTGGGGTGAACACATTAGCAATTGAGGCACCCAGGACTGTACTAATTATGCAGCAGTAAATATTTGGGATGGATGGCCAGGGAAATCCCTCACAGAGGACTTTTGCAGGGAACAGGTGTATCAGGAGGAACAAAGCAGCCCCTGACCCTCCTAGCTTCTCGGTGCATGcattaaaacagtaaaattttACACCGCATCTTCTGTCCCCACCGATCTGCAAGCTCTTGTGTTTATGGGACTATTTTTCTGCTGTCCGTAGTGGCAAGGAGCAGCAATTTGCTCCAGGAATAGGCACAGGAGGAGCTTGTCCCAGCAGTCACCGTCACGGTGCAGGGCACCTCACCCAGCCAAAGGTGCTGGAAGTGAGCCACAGCGGAGGACTCCTTGCTTTGCCTGCAGCAGTTGCACCATGCACGGTGCGTATGTGCTCACGTAGAAGATGCACAAATAAAGGCAACTCACGCGTGCCGACTCAGGTGCTGGAAGTCACTAGCATCCCTCTTCCTGGAATGGCATGAACTGGAGGACGAAATGTCAGCATGGTGAATGAATCATGCTAATAACACACCAGAACATTTAAAAATGAGGTAAAAGGGCTTCATGCTAACAAGTGTGTCCTTTCTCCACAGATCCGTTATACTGGCTGCTCCATGAATCCAGCCAGGTCTTTTGCCCCTGCTGTGATAGTCGGAGATTTCAGTGACCACTGGGTAAGAATTCAGGTTGCACGTCTACGTGCCATTTCAGTGGGATTAGCCCCCCAGGTTACCGATATTCCTAGAATGCCAAAGAGCCAGCCAGATTCCTGGCATTTCAGTGCTGGCTTCCAGCTGGAGGAGAGATATAGAGATTAGCAGAAAGAGGTGGAGCCACTGGCTTCTTTATTGGCTTATCTAAGCAGGGTGAATTGCAACAGGAAAAGGGTGTATCATTCTTTGACCAACATCtagcaaaagaaggaaaacaaatggaGAGTTGAGCTCTTCTTGCCATACTGGGAAGCTTTCCTGGTTCTGGTTGGATCTGGGCCTGTATTTTCCAGCAGCTCCTTTGGGGACTCTCCCGGACATTTCCTTTTGCAAAGAGCATGTTCAGAGTAGGAGTTGCGGTCATTTGGGACAACGTGCTCAGAGGTTTCCGGCCCAAGCTGGTGGGCTCCTCACCACTATTAAAATGCGTAAGTGGGTAGGAAGACACACCTATCATTAATAAAGCTCTGACTCAAAACATAGGAGGAGGAGATCGAAGACGATGGTTAGATATATTCAGGCACAACAGCTATGGAGAGGCGTTCAAGTCAACAGAGCTGAGGAAAGCAGGGCTGGCATCTGTATTTTGCTTCCAATACACACAGTATAGGAAGGTCTTTACGTAAGCCCCTCTCAATGCTCTTCAGAGACCCTGGCTCCACTTCGTCCTCCAAACACAGGCCAATTTTCACTCCCTcaattctctttctctttctccaggtCTTCTGGGTGGGCCCCTTGGtcggagcagcagcagcctcagtGGTCTACAATTACATCCTCTTTCCGCAAGCCAAAACCTTCTCAGAGAGGCTGGCCATCTTCAAAGGCTTTGAGCCAGAGGAGGACTGGGAAGAGCGCGAAGTCCGCCGGAGGCAGTCCGTGGAGCTCCACTCCCCGCAGACCCTGCCAAGGGGGATGTCGGAGAAGGTGTAGCTACACCTCACCCCAGACTGAGAGAGGAGCTGGGGAAAACTCAGATGTCTGTTTTAGAGATGGCACCTGGTCAGATGAGCATTTcacctctcccctctctcccctcgcTTTGCTGGGGATGTAAAGTGGTCTCATCTCCCCGGGGAGATGCACACTGACAGCTCAGCTCACCTTCTGTCACTCAGCTTTCCCTGCGGCTGCCAGTTTTCTAACCCTGGGGGAAATGGCATTAAACCAAAACAATCAGTGTAGCAACAGAAACGAGGACAACGGGGTCCTATTCTAGGCTGGCAGCTTCCATGGTCTGTCTCGTAGGGGAGGTGAGTTcccccttgcaggaggcagctttCAGCAGAGTTCGTTGCCCTTCACGAAGAGCTCCGAGTCCCTGCACGGAATTATTATTACAGCCATTTCATGGGTGTGGATGTTGCCACCCGATGCCTCATTGCTCTTGAACTTCACCTACCTGGCTCCCATCCCTTCTTGCCGCCCGGTTGTTTGCAAACACATGAGCGTTTGCTCCGTGCCGCAAGTATCTCATGAACTGCAAGCATTGCTGATGTGAGAGTCCAAAGCACCTTTTATGGCCATCCCAGAGGATGTGGGCATCCTTTGTGCGCATGGAGGCTTTCCTGAGAACATGGGATTGGACACGGGTCCTTGAGTCTCCCTGACTCCGCTGGGGAGCTCTTCCTAAAGCTCTCTGCTGTGACGATGAGACACCTCCTTCTAATTTCCAGCCTGTATTCATTCATGGCTTGTTTGTTCTTGTACCAGtgttgttcttcagcttcagtggctcttctctctccctgcttttttgctttctttcctccacTCCTCTGCACAAAGTATTTCAGATGTAATCTTCTCAGGGGCTGGTACAGCAACACAAGACACTTTCCCATCTCTTGCTTCCTACAGCCCAGGCCATTTTCACAGCCACATGACACCAATGGCTCATAATCAACCCATCTCTTTCTCCTGCTTTGTTGGGACCTGGTTACAGTTCCCAAAGTAGTCTAAGAATTTGCGCCTTTGGGACTTGACTTTGCACTTTTGAGCATTAAGTTTCATCCCATTTCTATTACTCAGCCTAAAAGTTATGCATTTCCTGCACAACATCCCAGTTCTTCTTTCCATTGGTGATGTTCCTCAGCATTACATCATCACAAAATATCATCACCACATTCAGGCTATTTCAGCCAAGGTCGTTAATGGAAATATTCAATAAAACTGGACCCAATTACAAATCATAAGGAGCATTACTGATAATTTTCCTCCCTCTGAGTGTTTCAGCATGAATCACCATCAgttcttcttctcttcctcttctttatcCATGGCGCACTGCTTGTACCATCCTCTTATATTGAATTAATAATTTCTTCTGCCTCTTGCTGTGCTCTTCGTCAGACAAGCACTAATGGCTATTGCCGGACAGAAAACAGGAGTAAACAAATCTTTAATCTAATCCATACAAGATGTTTTCGTGGTCTTCACTTCACTGTACCAAATGAGGCCAAGAGCATGGAATCTCCTGCATCACTTCCTCTAGTTGTCCTCTGTTCGCCATCCCTAATGTTTCCCTGTGAAAGAAGGGGAGAAACTCTGTCAGATCCCCACTTTGCTTTGATTTATTCACTCTGATTCAAGATCCATGTTACTCCTCTAGCCAATTAATGCAAATATCTCCCGAAGGCTGCTGTCGAAGTGTAGCAAGTTTTATCTATGGTTAACCCACATATGTCAGGAAAACCCAAAGAAGCTTACCCAGAATTTATCCTATCAAGGAGCTGCTGTAGAAAACACTGTACAGCTG includes these proteins:
- the AQP2 gene encoding aquaporin-2 produces the protein MMWELRSVAFTRAVFAEFLATLIFILFGLGSALNWPSASPSILQIALAFGLAIGTLVQALGHISGAHINPAVTVACLIGSHVSFLRAVFYVAAQLLGAVAGAAILHEITPPDAREGLAINKLHNETTTGQAVTVELFLTFQLVLCVFASTDSRREDNLGSPALSIGLSVAVGHLLGIRYTGCSMNPARSFAPAVIVGDFSDHWVFWVGPLVGAAAASVVYNYILFPQAKTFSERLAIFKGFEPEEDWEEREVRRRQSVELHSPQTLPRGMSEKV